The Collimonas sp. PA-H2 genome includes a window with the following:
- a CDS encoding TonB-dependent siderophore receptor: MTTTKRTYPAAGGRVALQTKRKLLITLIAAATAGMAHAQSDPEQNGRPASGAGQGAQPQNETTLPTVTVTGAGPAADSYRKTSASVASFGAASLLDTPASVSVVTRTQLDDQQARLLSDVVRNDAAVGDNYTPVGYYENFSIRGFPLDLATSLQINGMSIAGEQNVALENKESVEILKGLAGLQSGMTPPGGLINYVTKRPADVRSITLETDSRGSRYLATDIGTLFGAQKQFGLRINAAHESLHSYVNNADGERNFASLAADWVISPQARLQFDAEYQHREQRSAPGYQLLGGAVVPGNVSPATLLGVQPWAKPVTINSVNLNLRLDLDLAPDWHAYLAGSRSRVVIDDNSAFPYGCGYGATCGAGGTPARYFSANGDFDIYDYRFPDDTRRNDQLQAVLQGKLDTGKIRHDLTLGASMFRRTVSQSDGVNEYVGSDNIYNPNPIVYAPSPLSPDASYLRLDSRQKALFAVDRISLTPQWQVIAGGRQVWLNERALDITGAATRTTEKSLLLPQVALVYKPQADLSLYTSYSKGLSMGGQAPFWAENAYAFLAPTVSRQLEAGVKYDWRDQLSLSAALFQMSKPYEYPKPDENGYTYTQQGTETHRGLELSAAGQVSKQLRLTASLALIQARAEDTGTPAYDGHQAINVPRLRAALYASYALPQVTGLTLLGGWQYSASKVATREGDVNVPAYSLFDAGLRYKTILAGHPTVLRLSVDNLFDKRYWKDVGEYFGDSYLHLGAPRTARLSVQYDF, encoded by the coding sequence ATGACAACTACGAAAAGAACCTATCCAGCGGCCGGAGGCCGGGTAGCGCTGCAGACTAAAAGAAAATTGCTGATTACTCTGATTGCAGCAGCGACCGCCGGCATGGCGCATGCGCAAAGCGATCCTGAACAAAATGGCAGGCCGGCTAGCGGTGCCGGGCAGGGCGCCCAGCCGCAGAATGAAACCACATTGCCGACCGTGACGGTGACCGGCGCCGGTCCCGCCGCCGACAGCTATCGCAAGACCTCGGCCTCGGTCGCCAGCTTTGGCGCCGCCTCGCTGCTCGATACGCCAGCCTCGGTGTCCGTGGTCACGCGCACCCAGCTGGATGATCAGCAGGCGCGCTTGCTGAGCGACGTCGTGCGCAACGACGCTGCCGTCGGCGACAATTACACGCCGGTCGGCTACTACGAAAATTTCAGCATCCGCGGTTTTCCGCTGGACCTGGCGACGAGCTTGCAAATCAACGGCATGAGCATCGCCGGCGAGCAGAATGTAGCGTTGGAAAACAAGGAAAGCGTCGAGATCCTGAAAGGCCTGGCTGGCCTGCAAAGCGGCATGACGCCGCCCGGCGGCCTGATCAACTATGTCACCAAGCGGCCGGCCGATGTGCGTTCGATTACGCTGGAAACAGATTCGCGCGGCTCGCGCTATCTGGCTACCGACATCGGCACCCTGTTCGGCGCGCAAAAGCAGTTTGGCCTGCGCATCAATGCGGCTCATGAGAGCCTGCATTCCTATGTTAATAACGCCGACGGTGAGCGCAATTTCGCCTCGCTGGCCGCCGACTGGGTGATCAGTCCGCAGGCGCGCCTGCAGTTCGACGCCGAGTACCAGCACCGCGAGCAGCGTTCCGCGCCGGGCTACCAGCTGCTCGGCGGCGCCGTCGTCCCTGGCAATGTGTCGCCCGCGACCTTGCTGGGGGTGCAGCCGTGGGCCAAGCCGGTGACGATCAATTCCGTTAATCTGAACCTGCGCCTGGATCTCGATCTGGCGCCTGACTGGCACGCCTATCTGGCAGGCAGCCGCAGCCGCGTGGTGATCGACGATAATTCTGCCTTTCCCTATGGCTGCGGCTATGGCGCGACATGCGGCGCGGGCGGCACGCCGGCCCGTTATTTCAGCGCCAACGGCGATTTCGATATATACGATTACCGCTTCCCGGACGACACCCGCCGCAACGACCAGCTGCAGGCGGTGCTGCAAGGCAAACTCGATACCGGCAAGATCCGCCACGACCTGACTCTGGGGGCGAGCATGTTCCGCCGTACGGTGTCGCAGAGCGATGGCGTCAACGAGTATGTCGGCAGCGATAATATCTATAACCCGAATCCTATCGTCTACGCGCCTTCGCCGTTGTCGCCGGATGCCTCTTATCTGCGGCTCGACAGCCGGCAAAAAGCACTGTTTGCAGTCGACCGCATCAGCCTGACGCCGCAATGGCAGGTGATCGCCGGCGGCCGCCAGGTGTGGCTGAACGAACGGGCGCTGGACATCACTGGCGCCGCGACCCGCACCACTGAGAAGTCCTTGCTGCTGCCGCAAGTCGCGCTGGTCTACAAACCGCAGGCCGATCTCTCGCTCTACACCAGCTATAGCAAAGGCTTGAGCATGGGCGGCCAGGCGCCGTTCTGGGCCGAGAATGCCTATGCTTTCCTGGCGCCGACCGTGTCGCGCCAGCTTGAAGCCGGCGTCAAGTACGACTGGCGCGACCAGCTCAGCCTGAGCGCGGCGCTGTTCCAGATGAGCAAGCCGTACGAGTATCCGAAGCCGGACGAGAATGGCTATACCTACACCCAGCAAGGTACCGAAACACATAGAGGATTAGAGCTGAGCGCGGCCGGCCAGGTCAGCAAGCAGTTGCGGCTGACGGCCAGCCTGGCCCTGATCCAAGCGCGCGCCGAAGATACCGGCACGCCTGCCTACGACGGCCACCAGGCCATCAATGTGCCGCGCCTGCGCGCCGCCCTGTATGCGTCTTATGCGCTGCCGCAGGTCACCGGCCTGACCCTGCTCGGCGGCTGGCAGTACAGCGCCAGCAAGGTGGCGACGCGTGAAGGCGACGTCAATGTCCCGGCTTATAGTTTGTTCGATGCCGGTCTGCGCTATAAAACCATCCTGGCGGGGCATCCGACGGTGCTGCGCCTGAGCGTGGATAATCTGTTCGATAAGCGTTACTGGAAAGATGTCGGCGAATATTTCGGCGACAGCTACCTGCATCTGGGGGCGCCGCGCACCGCGCGGCTGTCAGTCCAGTACGATTTTTAA